In Oryza brachyantha chromosome 1, ObraRS2, whole genome shotgun sequence, the following are encoded in one genomic region:
- the LOC102704018 gene encoding protein DETOXIFICATION 42-like yields the protein MVDEQLDALTKSSAPESMEDHQLTTTVTAAAAGCGGAPVSEPVVAAEDGNGNGNAAGDGDGHWAPTATALLGGPRRTGLHLFVLNARRALRLDELGVEVLRIAVPASLALTADPLASLVDTAFIGRIGPVEIAAVGVSIAVFNQVMKVCIYPLVSVTTSFVAEEDAILSKGFAGEEDDDDGKVAKAHCDSAAVAADLEKQQVADADPAKASDGEDSTPARSTDDKKAAAAAATGGKGKRRFVPSVTSALIVGALLGLLQAVFLVAAGKPLLRIMGIKPGSPMLIPALRYLVVRSLGAPAVLLSLAMQGVFRGFKDTKTPLYATVAGDLANIALDPILIFSCRLGVVGAAIAHVISQYLITLIMLCKLVRKVDVIPSSLKSLKFRRFIGCGFLLLARVVAVTFCVTMAASLAARHGTTAMAAFQICAQVWLATSLLADGLAVAGQAMIASAFARRDHYKVAVTTARVLQLAVVLGAGLTAVVAAGMWFGAGVFTSDAAVLATIRKGVPFVAGTQTINTLAFVFDGINFGASDYAFAAYSMVGVAAVTIPCLILLSSHGGFVGIWVALTIYMSVRAFASTWRMGAARGPWTFLRR from the exons ATGGTTGATGAGCAGCTTGACGCCTTGACGAAGAGTTCAGCTCCGGAATCCATGGAGGATCACCAGCTGACGACGACAGTgacagcagctgctgctggctGTGGCGGCGCGCCGGTGTCGGagccggtggtggcggccgaGGATGGTAATGGTAATGGTAATGCtgccggcgatggcgatggccactgggcgccgacggcgacggcgctgctCGGGGGGCCGAGGAGGACGGGGCTGCACCTGTTCGTGCTGAACGCGAGGAGGGCGCTGAGGCTGGACGAGCTCGGCGTGGAGGTGCTGCGAATCGCCGTGCCGGCGTCGCTGGCGCTGACGGCCGACCCGCTCGCGTCGCTGGTCGACACGGCGTTCATCGGCAGGATCGGGCCCGTGGAGATCGCCGCCGTGGGGGTCTCCATCGCGGTGTTCAACCAGGTCATGAAGGTGTGCATCTACCCGCTCGTCAGCGTCACCACGTCCTTCGTCGCCGAGGAGGACGCCATCCTCAGCAAAGGCttcgccggagaagaagacgacgacgacggcaaagTCGCGAAAGCTCACTGCgacagcgccgccgtcgccgcggatCTGGAGAAGCAGCAGGTAGCGGATGCAGATCCAGCTAAAGCCAGTGACGGCGAGGACTCGACGCCGGCGCGCTCTACCGACGACAagaaggccgccgccgctgccgccaccggCGGCAAAGGAAAGAGGAGATTCGTACCTTCCGTCACGTCGGCGCTGATCGTCGGCGCGTTGCTCGGGCTGCTCCAGGCCGtcttcctcgtcgccgccggcaagcCTCTGCTGCGCATCATGGGCATCAAGCCG GGCTCACCGATGCTGATCCCTGCATTGCGCTACCTGGTGGTGAGATCTCTGGGAGCTCCGGCCGTGCTCCTGTCCCTGGCAATGCAAGGAGTTTTCAGAGGATTCAAGGACACCAAGACACCCTTATATGCAACTG TGGCCGGCGACCTGGCGAACATTGCCCTGGATCCGATCTTGATATTCAGCTGCCGTTTGGGTGTTGTCGGTGCAGCCATCGCCCATGTCATTTCTCA GTACCTGATCACGCTGATAATGCTGTGCAAGCTGGTGAGGAAGGTCGATGTCATCCCGTCCAGCCTGAAATCGCTCAAGTTTCGTCGTTTCATCGGATGCG GGTTTCTGTTGCTGGCGAGGGTGGTGGCCGTGACGTTCTGCGTGACGATGGCGGCGTCGCTGGCCGCGCGGCACGGCAcgacggccatggcggcgttCCAGATCTGCGCCCAGGTCTGGCTGGCCACGTCGCTCCTCGCCGAcgggctcgccgtcgccggccag GCCATGATCGCGAGCGCGTTCGCCAGGAGGGATCACTACAAGgtcgccgtcaccaccgcccGCGTGCTgcagctcgccgtcgtcctcggtGCGGggctcaccgccgtcgtcgccgccgggatGTGGTTCGGCGCCGGCGTCTTCAccagcgacgccgccgtcctcgcaaCCATCCGCAAAGGCGTCCCG TTCGTCGCCGGCACGCAGACGATAAACACGCTGGCGTTCGTCTTCGACGGCATCAACTTCGGAGCGTCCGACTACGCGTTCGCTGCATACTCCATG GTCGGCGTAGCGGCGGTGACCATCCCGTGCCTGATTCTTCTCTCGTCGCATGGCGGCTTCGTCGGGATCTGGGTCGCGTTGACCATCTACATGAGCGTCAGAGCCTTCGCTAGCACCTGGAG GATGGGAGCAGCCAGGGGGCCATGGACGTTCCTTCGCAGATGA